The following are from one region of the Coffea eugenioides isolate CCC68of chromosome 2, Ceug_1.0, whole genome shotgun sequence genome:
- the LOC113759976 gene encoding disease resistance protein At4g27190-like, with amino-acid sequence MPVDAALGGSSLTFAYAVLKDLFVYMKHRRRHVKDLLDNLKYLGDEAEILYARWHDNEEDINRRAASIQRSRQHEAWKKVVSRLLDDYSKIIEKYRKMTGATGNQRHQGAEGSNKADVDESSTNAPIHELPDISHLGKRKLWTRKFFKLARLDKDVMKLRDKFASARKDIPLADLTRPVKPKAVIRMEDAKDLDVVPSHQKKRDELLDELQPCRVEAEAKLKRIAIIGEAQVGKTNIMKNLNNWFYSCPPSPKLDYVIWVTVPTNLHKKEDVIKTIQESILRRLELTEQISTIDKNKDTISTQLREKSYLLLFEGFSSSIQLEEIGVSEEHKHGIVIIETKDPVLLRSFCFDQKIKVEKLPHNESRKLFHKIMEGERLSEQCCELVGLILKELGGLPGVISSIAKLLKSQKNAAYWRSIKDKLAADVGECKDLGLGGLLEAFKIAHEGLEEDRYKSCLLYAALFPKEFTIPIDVLVECWKAEDFLCCPLPTLLVARDDGIYVLHKLIELSLLEKCSEQYVKMPILVRKFAIRISFPGEEAGTSYVKSGPEIDGHLTNEEWEKAKRVSLMGCRLEKLPVSPICEGISTLFLQLNPNLRNIGENFFTTMKKLRVLDLHSTGIESLPSCISSLAALRSLYLNNCGDLTEFPPNIVDLEKLEVLDIRDTSIHCLPEVIRSLVGLMCLRFSFVPEACNTNPKPERTWLIFPPGTADQINKLEELTIVLVNGSSDGIADRIEAERE; translated from the exons ATGCCTGTTGATGCGGCACTTGGTGGGTCATCTCTAACATTTGCATATGCGGTTCTCAAAGATTTATTTGTGTACATGAAGCACAGGAGAAGACACGTGAAAGATTTACTTGACAATCTTAAATATCTTGGAGATGAAGCAGAAATTCTTTATGCCCGTTGGCATGACAATGAAGAAGATATCAATCGTCGAGCAGCCTCCATACAGAGAAGTCGACAACATGAAGCGTGGAAGAAGGTAGTATCCCGGTTGTTGGATGATTACAGTAAGATAATTGAGAAGTACAGAAAGATGACAGGAGCAACTGGAAACCAAAGGCACCAGGGAGCAGAAGGTTCGAACAAAGCGGATGTGGATGAGAGCAGCACAAATGCACCGATCCATGAACTGCCGGATATTTCCCACTTAGGGAAGCGCAAATTATGGACCCGAAAGTTCTTCAAGCTTGCAAGGCTCGATAAAGACGTTATGAAGCTAAGGGATAAATTTGCTTCAGCCCGAAAAGACATACCACTTGCGGATTTAACACGTCCAGTGAAGCCAAAAGCTGTTATAAGAATGGAAGATGCTAAAGACCTTGATGTTGTGCCTTCACATCAAAAGAAACGCGATGAACTCCTTGATGAACTGCAGCCCTGTAGAGTTGAGGCAGAAGCAAAATTGAAGAGGATTGCTATCATTGGAGAAGCGCAAGTTGGAAAAACAAATATCATGAAGAACTTGAATAACTGGTTTTATTCATGCCCTCCTTCCCCAAAACTCGACTACGTCATTTGGGTGACTGTTCCAACCAATCTGCACAAGAAAGAGGATGTCATCAAAACCATACAAGAGAGTATTCTTCGGCGTTTGGAGTTAACTGAGCAGATTAGTACAATTGATAAGAATAAAGACACAATATCTACACAATTACGTGAAAAATCATATTTGCTACTTTTTGAGGGGTTCTCTTCATCAATTCAGCTTGAGGAGATTGGAGTCTCCGAAGAACATAAGCACGGGATAGTCATCATTGAAACTAAAGATCCAGTTTTGCTGAGGAGTTtttgttttgaccaaaaaatcAAAGTAGAGAAGTTACCACACAACGAGTCGAGGAAATTGTTTCATAAGATCATGGAAGGTGAAAGACTAAGTGAACAATGCTGTGAGCTGGTTGGACTGATTCTTAAAGAGCTTGGCGGGCTTCCAGGGGTGATCTCATCTATTGCGAAGTTGCTCAAAAGCCAAAAAAATGCAGCATATTGGAGATCTATAAAGGACAAACTGGCAGCAGATGTTGGTGAATGTAAAGATCTGGGACTAGGAGGACTACTTGAAGCTTTTAAGATAGCTCATGAAGGCTTGGAAGAGGATCGTTACAAAAGTTGCCTACTTTATGCAGCATTGTTTCCGAAAGAATTCACAATTCCCATTGATGTTTTAGTTGAATGTTGGAAAGCTGAAGATTTTCTATGCTGTCCTCTTCCTACATTACTTGTGGCTCGAGATGATGGAATTTACGTACTGCATAAGCTGATTGAGCTCTCTCTCTTAGAGAAATGTTCTGAACAGTACGTTAAGATGCCAATACTCGTCAGGAAATTTGCAATTCGTATATCTTTCCCTGGGGAGGAAGCTGGAACATCCTATGTCAAGTCCGGTCCAGAGATAGACGGACACCTAACAAATGAAGAATGGGAGAAGGCCAAAAGGGTGTCTTTGATGGGTTGCAGATTAGAGAAATTACCTGTGAGCCCAATATGTGAGGGGATATCAACACTATTTCTGCAACTTAACCCAAACTTGAGAAACATTGGGGAAAATTTCTTCACAACTATGAAGAAACTTCGAGTTTTAGACCTGCACAGCACCGGAATAGAATCGTTGCCATCCTGTATCTCCTCCTTGGCTGCGCTTCGGAGTTTATACCTCAACAATTGCGGTGACTTAACTGAGTTCCCACCTAATATAGTGGACCTCGAGAAGCTCGAAGTTCTTGATATTCGAGACACCTCAATCCATTGTTTGCCCGAAGTGATCCGCAGTTTGGTTGGCCTAATGTGCTTGAGGTTTTCATTTGTCCCCGAGGCGTGCAATACCAATCCGAAGCCAGAACGGACATGGCTGATATTTCCCCCTGGAACAGCTGACCAGATTAACAAGCTCGAGGAGTTGACTATTGTCTTAGTAAATGGAAGCAGTGATGGCATTGCTGATCGAATAGAAGCAGAG AGGGAATAA